Below is a window of Terriglobales bacterium DNA.
GTGGTCTTCTGCACCCGCTCCGCCTTCTCGCGGAACTTCTCCAGGGCCGCCTTGATGCGCTGCGAATACCGGGGCAGGGACTGCACGAAGTCCTGGGCGTTGTTGTAGAAGACGGTGCTCAGGCCGAAGAGCACCGCTGCCAGCACCAGCAGGGAGATCAGCGCGGCCAGGGCGCGCGGCAGGCGCAGCCGCTCCAGCAGCATCACCAGCGGCTCCAGCATGAAGGCCACCAGGATGGAGACCAGCAGGACCACCAGCACCAGCTTGGCGACGTAGCAGAGAGCCAGCACCACGGCGACGGCGATGATCACAGGCGCGCCCGACTGTACGTGGTCGGTGCGCCGCCGGCGCAGCGCCGGAACTCCCGCCGCACCCGTCCCCCTGCCCGGAACAGGGGGCTCGCCGGAGGGCGGCGCCACCGGTTCGAGCTGCTCGGTCGCCATGCGGGTATCCTACCCCAAGCTCCCGCCCGCCCGAGCCTATAATTGCCGCGTGCCGCTTCCTGATAACCCGCCGCCTTCCGCCTCGGCCGGCGGGCGGATCCTGGCTTTGGACGTGGGCGCCCGCACCCTCGGTCTGGCGGTCTCCGATCCCCTGGGCATCACCGCCCAGGGCCTCGAGACTCTGCGCCGCCGCAACCTGCGCTCCGACCTGGCGCACTTGGAGCGCCTCCTCGAGCAGTACCAGGTGGCGGAGTTGGTGGTGGGCCACCCTCTGCGCCTCAGCGGCCAGCCCGGCGCCCAGGCGGAAAAAGTGGCAGCCTTTGCGGAGCGCCTGCGCGCGCGCTTCGGCCGGCCCGTCCATCTCTGGGACGAGCGCCTGACCTCAGCCCAAGCCAACCGCCTGCTGCGGGAGACCGAGATGAGCATCCGCCGCCGCGGGCAGGTGGTCGACCGCCTGGCCGCCACGCTCATCCTGCAGTCGTTCCTGGACTTTCGTGCCGCCCGCCGCGCCGCTCGCTGACCGCGCCCACCATCTTTTCATCTAAACTGGTAGCTTGCGTCGCAGCCTGTTCATCCTGGTGCTGCTGGGCCTGGCGACCCTCGTCGCCTGGCTGGGCTACGTCCTTTTTCTGCCGCTGCAGCCGGCGGGCGCGGTCACCGTGCTGCTGCGTCCCGGCTCCTCCACCCGCCACATCGCCGCCGAGCTGCGCGCGGCTGGGGTCATCCGCAGCGGCTCCGGATTCCTCCTGGTGAACTCCTGGCGCGCCCAGTCGCTCAAGGCGGGTGAGTATCGCTTCGAGCGCGCTGCCAGCGCGGTGGAGGTCTATGACCGCATCGCCCGCGGCGACATGGTGGTCCACACCGTGGTGGTGCCGGAGGGCTATAACCTCTATGAAGTGGCCGGCGCCATCCAGGAAGCCGGGCTGGGCCGCGCCGACGACTTTGTCCGCATCGCTCACTCCGACACCCGCCTGATCGCCGACCTCGACCCCCAGGCCACCAGCCTGGAGGGCTACCTCTTCCCCGACACCTACCATTTCTCCCGCACGCAGAACCTGCACGACATCGCCGCTGCCATGGTGCGCCACTTCCGCCAGGAGGCCGGCAGCCTGGGGTTGGCCAGCAACCTCCACCAAGTGGTGACCATGGCCTCCATCGTGGAGAAGGAGACCAGCGTGCCCGAAGAGCGGCCGCAGGTGGCCAGCGTGTACTACAACCGCCTGGCCCGCGGCATGCCCTTCGGGGCCGACCCCACCGTGGTCTACGCTTCCCTGCTGGCCGGCCACTACACCGGAGTGATCCACGAATCCGACCTGCAACTGGATTCGCCCTACAACACCTACAAGCACGCGGGCCTGCCCCCTGGCCCCATCGCCAATCCGGGGCGCGCCGCGCTGGCCGCGGCCCTGCAACCGGCCCGGACCGACTATCTCTACTTCGTGAGCGACAACCAGGGCCACCACCGATTCGCCAAGACCGCCGCCGAGCACGTGCGCAACGTGGACGCCTACCGCCGCTCCAGCCAGCACTGAGACCGCCGGGCGCCGGGCCCGTTCGTCCCCGCTTGGTATACTTGAGGATTCACGTCGAGCGGATGAGGGTCCCCGGAAAAACCCGTTGGCGCGCGCTGCTGCCGGCGCTGCTGTTGTTGCCCCTGACCGGATGCCTCTTCCGCTCCCACCAGGTACAGGTCCGCTACAGCACGGCCAAGCTGCAAACCGCCACGGCGGCGGAGCTGATCGCGCGCCTCAACCAACTCGCCTCCCAAGTCAGCACGCTGAACGCCACTGTGGACATCGATACCTCGGTGGGCGGGGCCCGCAAGGGCAAGGTCACCGAGTACCAGGAGATTCGAGGCTACGTGCTGGTGCGCAAGCCCGCCCTGATCCGCATGATCGGGCTCTTCCCCATCCTGCGCAACAAGGCCTTCGACATGGTGAGCGACGGCTCGACCTTCCGCGTCTCCATCCCCCCCAAGAACCGCTTCGTGGTAGGGCACAACGAGGTGGTCCAGCCCTCAGCGCAGCCCCTGCAGAACCTGCGCCCGCAGCACATCTTCGACGCCCTGCTGCTGCACGAGGTCGACCCGCAGAGCGAGATCGCGGTGGTCGAAGACGGCGTGGAGACGGTGACCGATCCCAAGAGCAAGAAGCCGGTGGAGGAGCCCGACTACGTAGTGGTCGTCATCCGACGCGGGGAGCAGGGCTGGCTCCTGGCGCGCAAGGTGGTCTTCAGCCGCCAGGACCTGATGCCCCACCGCCAGATCGTCTACGACAAGAACGGCCAGATCGCCACCGACGCTCGCTACGACCAGCTCACCGACTACGCGGGCGTGACCTTTCCCGCGGTGATCCAGATCCGTCGGCCGCAGGAGGAATACTCGCTGGTCCTCAACATCGTGAAGCTGCGCCTGAACCAGCCCCTGACCGACGCCCAGTTCACCCTGGAGCAGCCCGCGGGCTCCGAGCTGGTGGACCTGGACCAGCCCCAGACCCAGCATCCCCCGGAGAGCCCCGCTCCCAGGTAGCGCACCACCCATCCGCCCCGCCTTCAGATAGAATCGAAGCGCGATGATGAACCGCATGATCGTCTCCAACCTGGTGCACCGGCCGCTGCGCTCGCTCATCAGCATCGTGGCCATCGCGGTGGAGGTGTCGCTCATCCTGCTGATCGTGGGCCTGTCGGTGGGCATCCTCAACGACAGCGCCGAGCGCCAACTGGGCGTGGGCGCCGA
It encodes the following:
- the ruvX gene encoding Holliday junction resolvase RuvX — encoded protein: MPLPDNPPPSASAGGRILALDVGARTLGLAVSDPLGITAQGLETLRRRNLRSDLAHLERLLEQYQVAELVVGHPLRLSGQPGAQAEKVAAFAERLRARFGRPVHLWDERLTSAQANRLLRETEMSIRRRGQVVDRLAATLILQSFLDFRAARRAAR
- the mltG gene encoding endolytic transglycosylase MltG codes for the protein MRRSLFILVLLGLATLVAWLGYVLFLPLQPAGAVTVLLRPGSSTRHIAAELRAAGVIRSGSGFLLVNSWRAQSLKAGEYRFERAASAVEVYDRIARGDMVVHTVVVPEGYNLYEVAGAIQEAGLGRADDFVRIAHSDTRLIADLDPQATSLEGYLFPDTYHFSRTQNLHDIAAAMVRHFRQEAGSLGLASNLHQVVTMASIVEKETSVPEERPQVASVYYNRLARGMPFGADPTVVYASLLAGHYTGVIHESDLQLDSPYNTYKHAGLPPGPIANPGRAALAAALQPARTDYLYFVSDNQGHHRFAKTAAEHVRNVDAYRRSSQH